A genomic segment from Colletotrichum higginsianum IMI 349063 chromosome 5, whole genome shotgun sequence encodes:
- a CDS encoding NADH-ubiquinone oxidoreductase 30.4 kDa subunit has protein sequence MATKLYRSRALAGLRNCRPSEIRCFSTSIPQLAGLPTGFPKDAENMRKSPREHIGTLKVPLVNPADKYESKADNMHKYGSWIMGCLPKYVQQISVWKDELTIYVSPSGIIPVFSFLKYNSSAEFTQVSDITAVDYPTRDQRFEVVYNLLSVRHNSRIRVKTYADEASPVPSITPLFDGANWYEREVYDLFGVFFTDHPDLRRIMTDYGFEGHPLRKDFPLTGYTELRYDEEKKRIVTEPLELTQAFRNFEGGTSAWEQVGPGTDRRPDTFKLPTPKPEEKKEEPKK, from the exons ATGGCGACTAAGCTCTATCGTAGTAGGGCTCTGGCGGGCTTGCGCAACTGCCGCCCCAGCGAAATCCGATGCTTCTCGACCTCCATCCCTCAATTGGCCGGCCTCCCGACCGGGTTTCCCAAGGATGCTGAGAACATGAGGAAGTCTCCTCGCGAGCACATCGGCACCCTCAAGGTCCCTCTTGTCAACCCGGCTGACAAGTACGAGTCCAAGGCCGACAACATGCACAAGTATGGGTCTTGGATCATGGGCTGCCTGCCCAAGTACGTCCAGCAGATCTCGGTCTGGAAGGACGAGCTCACCATCTACGTCTCTCCCTCGGGAATCATCCCCGTCTTCTCATTCCTCAAGT ACAACAGCTCGGCCGAGTTCACTCAGGTTAGCGACATCACCGCGGTCGATTACCCAACCCGAGACCAGCGATTCGAGGTCGTTTACAACCTCCTCAGTGTGCGCCACAACTCCCGCATCCGCGTCAAGACctacgccgacgaggcctcGCCCGTTCCCAGCATCACTCCCCTCTTCGACGGAGCCAACTGGTACGAGCGTGAGGTTTATGACCTGTTCGGCGTCTTCTTCACCGACCACCCGGATCTGCGCAGAATTATGACCGATTACGGTTTCGAGGGCCACCCACTGCGAAAGGATTTCCCTCTTACCGGCTACACTGAGCTCAGGTatgacgaggagaagaagcgcatCGTCACCGAGCCTCTTGAGCTCACCCAGGCGTTCCGCAACTTCGAGGGAGGCACCAGCGCCTGGGAGCAGGTTGGACCTGGCACGGACAGACGCCCCGACACCTTCaagctgccgacgccgaagcccgaggagaagaaggaggagccgAAGAAATAG
- a CDS encoding RNA recognition domain-containing protein — MAPQDTFIDEEEDTCPLCIEEFDLSDRNFRPCPCGYQVCQFCFNNIKNNMNGLCPACRRPYDEKTIQWKVVTTEEVAEFRANIQKNQKKRAQDQKQKEVQKREVEKESRKNLVGVRVVQKNLVYVTGLTPTVREDELLKTLRKPEFFGQYGNIQKISISNRKTSDGQNSLGIYVTFEKKEDAQRCIQAVNGSQNGDRVLRAQLGTTKYCSAWLRHEQCANRQCMFLHELGDEEDSYTRQDLSSMNSISSQRPLPAGSSSNSGGGPSRTASRQQNITPSVPAASQPMARSSSKDGSENGGDGPALPASANWARNPQRSRRGSHATSGAASSPAISTALPVTTEAVPEEAIDEAPSRKESPAPATESSASKSTTIADSRKSNSLPDNLLRGILKAMQGCPFSYHASDTNQLETIYPPMFDTRGGEKRRAMREEEESRLGVEQEQPSDAQEPSEGEPETGGSLALGGEPEDRDAAREAAFEQRRPGTQPPIQRTNGEGLFGPALGSGFSQASVSAGSVGGSRSMTPQQQLFVRSQSGFGDHLPPGITTAQPSAVQQQGGGHNRQGSRFSFANDSAGTSASVKVSANPRIMAQQTAMMPSAFHSQPGSQYYASSMPGPPPGLKSTGTPPNMFGQGHSFGGSFGAASKDSAELLQTLIRGRGANGQGHDAGKLDLADPSILQARMQHQSQSNAGVGQGLFGGQSQGGYNPNMMYNTRFPGAGW, encoded by the exons ATGGCACCCCAAGATACCTTtatcgacgaggaggaagataCCTG CCCGTTATGCATCGAGGAATTCGACCTGTCCGATCGGAACTTCCGACCCTGCCCATGCGGCTACCAG GTGTGCCAGTTCTGcttcaacaacatcaagaaCAACATGAACGGCCTGTGTCCCGCATGCAGAAGGCCATACGATGAAAAGACGATACAGTGGAAGGTCGTCACTACGGAAGA GGTTGCCGAGTTTCGAGCAAATATCCAGAAGAACCAGAAAAAGCGAGCTCAAGACCAGAAGCAAAAAGAGGTTCAGAAgcgcgaggtcgagaaggagagccGCAAGAACCTCGTTGGCGTCCGGGTCGTCCAGAAGAACCTGGTTTATGTGACCGGTCTGACACCTACAGTGCGAGAGGACGAACTACTCAAGACGCTGCGCAAGCCCGAATTTTTCGGTCAATACGGCAACATTCAAAAGATCTCAATCAGCAATCGGAAGACCTCGGACGGCCAAAACTCGCTCGGAATTTACGTGACtttcgagaagaaggaagatgCTCAACGGTGCATCCAGGCGGTCAACGGCTCTCAAAATGGCGATCGAGTGCTGAGGGCTCAACTCGGCACCACCAAGTACTGTTCGGCCTGGCTGCGGCACGAGCAGTGCGCCAACAGGCAGTGCATGTTCTTGCACGAGTtgggcgacgaagaggacagCTATACTCGACAGGACCTGTCGTCGATGAACAGCATCAGCTCGCAGCGGCCGCTCCCCGCTGGCTCCTCGTCCAacagcggcggtggcccgTCACGAACTGCGTCACGGCAGCAGAATATTACGCCCTCGGTGCCTGCGGCTTCGCAACCCATGGCACGATCATCGAGCAAGGACGGGTCGGAgaatggcggcgatggcccGGCTCTGCCAGCGTCGGCCAACTGGGCGAGAAATCCCCAGCGGAGTCGCAGAGGAAGCCACGCCACCAGtggcgccgcctccagccCTGCAATCTCGACCGCCCTCCCCGTAACGACCGAGGCAGTGCCCGAAGAGGCTATTGATGAGGCGCCTTCGAGAAAGGAATCCCCCGCACCTGCGACCGAGAGCAGTGCCTCAAAGTCCACCACCATAGCTGACAGCAGAAAATCCAACAGTCTTCCGGATAACCTCCTCAGGGGAATTCTCAAGGCCATGCAGGGTTGTCCTTTCAGCTATCACGCCTCCGACACGAACCAGCTCGAGACGATTTACCCCCCCATGTTCGACACCCGCGGAGGCGAGAAGAGACGAGCCATGcgcgaggaggaagagtcACGCCTGGGCGTCGAACAAGAGCAGCCGAGCGATGCACAAGAACCTTCAGAAGGCGAACCGGAGACGGGAGGCAgcctggccctcggcggcgagcccGAAGACCGAGACGCCGCTCGCGAAGCCGCATTCGAACAACGTCGACCCGGAACGCAGCCGCCTATTCAGCGCACCAACGGCGAAGGCCTCTTTGGCCCCGCACTCGGCTCAGGGTTCAGTCAGGCGTCTGTGTCTGCCGGttccgtcggcggcagccgcTCGATGACACCTCAGCAGCAACTCTTCGTCCGATCCCAGAGCGGCTTCGGCGATCATCTGCCTCCGGGCATCACAACTGCGCAGCCTTCGGCGGTTCAGCAACAAGGTGGCGGCCACAACAGACAAGGATCGAGGTTCAGCTTTGCTAATGACAGCGCGGGCACTTCAGCTTCGGTCAAGGTCTCCGCGAACCCGAGAATCATGGCGCAGCAGACGGCCATGATGCCATCCGCCTTCCACTCGCAGCCCGGCAGCCAGTATTATGCATCCTCCATGCCCGGACCTCCTCCGGGTCTCAAGTCGACAGGCACGCCACCAAACATGTTTGGACAGGGCCACTCGTTCGGTGGCAGCTTCGGCGCGGCGTCCAAGGATTCCGCCGAGCTTCTTCAGACGTTGATTCGAGGCCGGGGGGCCAATGGACAGGGTCATGATGCTGGTAAGC TTGATCTTGCGGACCCGAGCATCCTGCAAGCGAGAATGCAACACCAGTCGCAGAGCAACGCCGGAGTCGGACAGGGACTGTTCGGTGGACAGAGCCAAGGTGGGTACAACCCGAACATGATGTACAACACACGTTTTCCAGGCGCCGGATGGTAG
- a CDS encoding CCR4-NOT core complex subunit: protein MANVVRAATPDPTLRKKAGGTEAKKSIKALAVESGLSKDIASQASPSKGKSLLQEEDFPALDAVKGAGTRPGTPSKLAIATPKIAPASIKKPQPEAAAAAPPTPAAEAPKTVEKKPVPGILNIAAATKAAQAKQPGTSTAEHSDPLAFPALPTPTTAGAPSPVTRAAPKTLRVVSTPKAEAVPAFPSGAAFSAAARAVSTASGRPGTPASEIISDSASIVSASVSASRTSSPPPTRVGTAPVRNTTKSQQRKQRKEAHKEQSASIAVAPKVAEPEEQAPIVGRKKKQKKEKPVTTPPAVPKKSVERAVTPPPPPKEPTPPPKPILERTVVDLPPPKGKAAKNAAKMTKAAEEKGKSKEVPEAPVLTPPAPTAIAAPEEPHDIADNPKTIPEVVFQDLLGTGQAPPVDALTLLKPLAEQNTRLDRAHAAAAHGNNPPPSTTTKNMVSEADHAILVTGQPVRKVMDGHRVLITPNGDCVRNLTEEEEDKYLELQKCVALASDQPDTFVAPRHQARPGGFSLIKGRAVPNGPPSYFPPSPNAQKMFSDDPVNKIQREEAISYINQFVLPRLNLGNTNLFPGSWKSAPGAKDALSARETAAASLNSLAPYIYGHDAAAGAGIYSAESGGSGKDIPEDETPFGGLDSPQHQGTEVVVASASTSASASASAAAAAAAQVHAHNSSVHPKLPGTPLNAMSLMSVEDAEAALALARKESEKLEKGLNQAIKRNRRLLLGGR, encoded by the coding sequence ATGGCCAACGTTGTTCGGGCTGCAACCCCGGACCCGACGCTTCGCAAGAAGGCTGGTGGGACGGAAGCCAAGAAGAGTATCAAGGCTCTGGCCGTGGAAAGCGGCCTCTCCAAGGACATCGCCTCGCAAGCATCTCCGTCGAAGGGCAAGTCTTTGTTGCAGGAAGAAGACTTCCCCGCGTTGGATGCTGTCAAGGGGGCCGGTACGCGACCCGGGACGCCGTCAAAGCTTGCGATTGCAACACCAAAGATTGCCCCGGCGAGCATCAAGAAACCGCAGCCCGAAGCTGCCGCAGCTGCTCCCCCGACTCCAGCGGCCGAGGCGCCCAAAACTGTCGAGAAGAAACCAGTGCCGGGTATATTGAACATCGCCGCGGCAACCAAGGCAGCTCAGGCGAAGCAGCCAGGAACGTCTACTGCAGAGCACTCAGATCCGTTGGCGTTCCCCGCCCTGCCGACTCCGACGACCGCCGGTGCCCCGTCTCCTGTAACGAGAGCTGCACCCAAGACTTTGCGTGTCGTCTCAACACCCAAAGCTGAAGCAGTGCCGGCTTTCCCTTCtggcgccgccttctccgccgccgccagagCCGTGTCTACGGCTTCCGGCCGACCAGGAACGCCGGCCAGCGAGATCATCAGCGACAGTGCGTCCATTGTATCTGCATCTGTTTCTGCATCCCGAAcgagttcgccgccgcccactaGGGTCGGGACAGCGCCCGTCCGCAATACGACGAAGAGCCAGCAGCGCAAACAACGTAAGGAGGCCCACAAGGAACAGTCGGCCTCCATTGCTGTCGCGCCGAAAGTAGCGGAACCCGAGGAGCAAGCCCCCATCGTCGgccgcaagaagaagcagaagaaggagaagccggtcacgacgccgccggcagtGCCTAAGAAGTCTGTCGAGCGCGCAGTGACACCGCCACCTCCGCCGAAAGAGcccactcctcctcccaagCCGATCCTTGAGAGGACGGTTGTCGACCTGCCCCCTCCAAAGGGcaaggcggccaagaacGCTGCAAAGATGACAAAGGCAGCCGAAGAGAAGGGCAAGAGCAAAGAGGTGCCGGAAGCACCTGTTCTCACACCTCCGGCGCCGACTGCCATCGCTGCGCCCGAAGAGCCACATGATATCGCAGACAACCCCAAGACCATCCCCGAGGTGGTCTTTCAGGACCTCCTCGGTACTGGACAGGCGCCCCCGGTGGACGCCCTGACGCTGCTCAAGCCGCTTGCCGAACAGAACACTCGGCTCGACCGGGCGCACGCCGCTGCGGCGCACGGCAACAACCCGCCTCCGTCGACCACGACTAAGAACATGGTATCCGAGGCAGATCACGCCATTCTGGTGACTGGCCAGCCGGTACGCAAGGTCATGGACGGCCACCGCGTGCTCATCACACCCAACGGTGACTGCGTCCGCAATCtcaccgaggaggaagaggacaaATACCTGGAGCTTCAGAAGTGTGTTGCACTAGCCAGCGACCAGCCCGACACCTTCGTTGCGCCCCGTCACCAAGCCCGTCCTGGCGGCTTCTCTCTCATCAAGGGCCGCGCAGTGCCCAACGGTCCTCCGTCGTACTTCCCGCCGTCGCCCAACGCGCAGAAAATGTTCTCCGACGATCCGGTCAATAAGATCCAGCGCGAGGAGGCAATCAGCTACATCAACCAATTCGTCCTCCCGCGGCTCAATCTTGGCAACACCAACCTGTTCCCGGGCAGCTGGAAGTCCGCACCTGGTGCCAAGGACGCCCTCTCTGCGCgcgagacggccgccgccagcctcaacTCGCTGGCCCCGTATATCTATGGCCACGACGCAGCTGCCGGAGCGGGCATCTACTCGGCTGAGAGCGGTGGTTCGGGCAAGGATATTCCCGAGGACGAGACGCCCTTTGGTGGCCTGGACTCGCCGCAACACCAGGGTACCGAGGTTGTCGTCGCGAGCGCCTCTacctctgcctctgcctctgcctctgctgcggcagcggccgccgcccaagtTCACGCTCATAACAGCAGCGTGCACCCCAAGCTTCCCGGCACGCCCCTCAACGCCATGTCGCTGATGAGTGtggaggacgccgaggcggcgctggcaCTGGCGCGCAAGGAGtcggagaagctcgagaagggACTCAACCAGGCCATCAAGCGGAATAGGAGACTGCTTCTCGGCGGTAGATGA
- a CDS encoding Ion channel protein, with translation MNDADLGDNIEERIGQLEQSKERRDKRFANDVAHLDPSRWWFASSAFPMIAGTLGPVASAFSICALVRPWRQRFPPGTDIAAAPFVEDPKWLIIINAIQLAIAIISNVFLLLNMARRVRFSLAQPVTIVGWYLSAVCLVTLNATAAGPLALEPADEHILSQAFYYGMFAAILYFVTASLMVVTVYGAHARHYAEDFQLTTAQRTLMLQTILFLLYLLLGALVFSTIEGWTYLDAVYWANVTLFTVGFGDYAAASPLGRALLIPYALIGVISLGLVIGSIRTLVLERGRRRLDARMVEKKRRHLIQSMTRKGNDEILKPIHEESEAASSASPSSSSSPATELERREREFDLMRKIQNQASVRRRWMAMSVSFSSWLVLWLVGAKVFQECERPYQNWSYFDGFYFAFVTLTTIGYGDRTPISNAGKAFFVFWSLLALPTMTVMISNAGDTVVKAVRDATLELGSITILPGERGFHKDLMSFLHRLTCGFLFHPSDRNSDLDSEREEEEEEENEEHNDDDDEELPPGFLSNAHRLRQSRPEEDGDTDETEAYNTRDQDRKHPSGPLLQTLQQQSSSSSDPTASREKQPGQQQQQQRQRRRRPRTSSRTRSPVTALPSSRADFHFLLISEIAAVRQHAKEKPARRYTFAEWAWYLKLIGEDESSSATHRKARPHIHSKKKKMENGKRSKETREGVVVDDDEEGECPDEDKWSWVGSQSPLMGSQEECEWILEKLMDKLRDELDVVRGEEAAREWEHDG, from the exons ATGAACGACGCCGACCTGGGCGACAACATCGAAGAGCGCATCGGCCAGCTCGAGCAGTCCAAGGAGCGCCGTGACAAGCGCTTCGCCAACGATGTCGCCCACCTCGACCCGAGCCGCTGGTGGttcgcctcctccgccttccCCATGATCGCCGGCACcctcggccccgtcgcctcggccttTTCCATCTgcgccctcgtccgcccGTGGCGCCAGCGCTTCCCGCCGGGCaccgacatcgccgccgccccctttGTCGAGGATCCGAAGTG gctcatcatcatcaacgccaTCCAGCTCGCCATAGCAATCATCTCCaacgtcttcctcctcctcaacatGGCCCGCCGTGTGCGCTTCTCCCTCGCTCAGCCTgtcaccatcgtcggctGGTACCTCTCGGCCGTCTGTCTCGTCACCCTTAACGCCACTGCCGCCGGgcccctcgccctcgagcccgccgacgagcacATCCTCTCCCAGGCCTTCTACTACGGCATgttcgccgccatcctctACTTCGTCACCGCCTCCCTCATGGTCGTCACCGTCTACGGCGCCCACGCCCGCCACTACGCCGAGGACTTTCAGCTCACCACCGCCCAGCGCACCCTCATGCTGCAGaccatcctcttcctcctctacctcctcctcggcgccctcgtcttctccaCTATCGAGGGTTGGACCTACCTTGACGCCGTCTATTGGGCCAACGTCACCCTCTTCACCGTCGGTTTCGGCGactacgccgccgcctccccgcTCGGCCGCGCCCTGCTCATCCCCTACGCTCTCATCGGCGTCATCAGCCTCGGTCTCGTCATCGGCTCCATCCgcaccctcgtcctcgagcgcggccgccgccgcctcgacgcccgcatggtcgagaagaagcgccgCCATCTCATCCAGAGCATGACCCGCAAGGGCAACGACGAGATCCTCAAGCCCATTCATGAGGAATCCGAGGCCGCTTCTTCCGCGTCTCCAagctcgtcttcgtctcccGCCACCGAGCTCGAGCGCCGCGAGAGGGAGTTCGACCTCATGCGTAAGATTCAAAACCAGGCctccgtccgccgccgctggaTGGCCATgtccgtctccttctcctcctggCTCGTCCTCTGGCTTGTCGGCGCAAAAGTCTTCCAGGAGTGCGAGCGGCCCTACCAGAACTGGTCCTACTTTGACGGCTTCTACTTCGCCTTCGTCACCCTGACCACCATCGGCTACGGCGACCGCACCCCGATCTCCAACGCCGGCAaggccttcttcgtcttctggTCCCTGCTGGCCCTGCCGACCATGACCGTCATGATCTCCAACGCCGGCGACaccgtcgtcaaggccgtccgCGACGCCACCCTCGAGCTGGGCAGTATTACGATCCTACCAGGCGAGCGCGGCTTTCATAAGGATCTCATGTCCTTCCTTCACCGCCTCACCTGCGGCTTCCTCTTTCACCCTTCCGACAGGAACTCGGACTTGGACTCGGAGcgcgaagaggaggaagaagaagagaacgAAGAacacaacgacgacgacgatgaagagctCCCGCCGGGCTTCCTCTCCAACGCTCACCGCCTACGTCAGTCACGCCccgaagaagacggtgaCACCGACGAGACGGAAGCATACAACACCCGTGACCAGGACCGCAAACACCCCTCCGGCCCCCTACTACAGACCCTCCAGCAGCaatcgtcatcatcgtcagACCCCACCGCCAGCCGAGAGAAACAACCCGgtcagcagcaacagcagcagcggcagcgacgccgtcgcccccggACCTCGTCCCGCACCCGCTCTCCCGTCACCGCCCTCCCATCCTCCCGCGCAGACTTccacttcctcctcatctccgagatcgccgccgtcagGCAGCACGCCAAAGAGAAGCCCGCGCGGCGGTATACCTTTGCCGAGTGGGCGTGGTACCTGAAGCtcatcggcgaggacgagtcCAGCTCCGCGACGCACCGCAAGGCGCGCCCGCACATCCactccaagaagaagaagatggagaacGGCAAGAGGAGCAAGGAGACCCGGGAAGGcgtcgttgtcgacgacgacgaggaaggcgaatgccccgacgaggacaagTGGTCCTGGGTCGGGTCGCAGTCGCCGCTGATGGGCAGCCAGGAGGAGTGCGAGTGGATCCTGGAGAAGCTCATGGACAAGCTGCGGGACGAGCTTGACGTAGtgcgcggcgaggaggctgcTCGAGAGTGGGAGCACGACGGATAG